A portion of the Scleropages formosus chromosome 13, fSclFor1.1, whole genome shotgun sequence genome contains these proteins:
- the ccdc85b gene encoding coiled-coil domain-containing protein 85B — MGSDGEMYSRELSKMSDEDLLASSKEELVARLRKEESDKISALIQRGRLIKEVNKQLQGHLLEIRELKVINQRLQEENQELRDLCCFLDDDRLKVKKLAREWQLFGHHAAKVMREDLGGYLKKLSDLERLQDGLVKENLDLKELCLVLEEECVSRSDSSPGGSTELNLPCMVARDMGDGSSSTGSVGSPDQLHLVCSPDD; from the coding sequence ATGGGGAGCGACGGTGAGATGTACAGCCGCGAGCTGTCCAAGATGTCCGACGAGGACTTGCTGGCTTCTTCTAAAGAAGAGCTCGTGGCTCGACTTAGGAAAGAAGAGTCCGACAAGATATCGGCCCTGATACAGCGAGGTCGGCTCATCAAAGAGGTGAACAAGCAGCTGCAGGGGCACCTTCTGGAAATTCGAGAGCTTAAAGTCATCAACCAGCGTCTCCAGGAGGAAAACCAAGAACTCCGAGacttgtgttgctttttggaTGACGACCGGCTTAAGGTGAAGAAGCTGGCCAGAGAGTGGCAGCTTTTCGGCCATCACGCCGCCAAAGTGATGCGCGAGGACCTGGGTGGGTATTTAAAGAAGCTCTCTGACCTGGAGCGACTTCAGGATGGTCTAGTGAAAGAAAATTTGGACCTCAAGGAACTTTGCTTAGTGCTGGAGGAGGAGTGCGTCAGCAGGAGTGATTCCAGCCCCGGAGGGTCAACTGAGCTGAATTTGCCGTGCATGGTTGCCCGGGATATGGGTGACGGCAGTTCGAGCACCGGGAGCGTTGGAAGTCCGGATCAGCTCCACCTGGTTTGCTCACCGGATGACTGA
- the fosl1a gene encoding fos-related antigen 1a, which translates to MYRSYGNANEPGEQCFSSSGSLNPSASSADERQKFPVTGAGQFVPSLNTITSSHDLQWLVQPSLMPPPGLPRAPRPPLPVEPGLVSHPRHPSQTHLLRPGVIRAIGGPPTRRRNDEFLSPEEMERRRIRRERNKMAAAKCRNRRRELTDSLQNETDQLESDKANLQKEIAELQKEKEKLELVLEAHRPICKIEDSDSDSDPDSELPSLGAVKMEPRDLDSPGTSAKCQKRPEKPKPKIFLPSPVSNLPSSSASVVAADSESLHTPVLISTPSLTPLSASLVFTYPSAPLDTNTASSSHHLALPGSSSSSSVSQHSQNPRPCSVAHRRSSSSGDQSSDHSLNSPTILTL; encoded by the exons ATGTATCGCAGTTACGGGAACGCGAACGAGCCGGGCGAGCAGTGCTTCTCCAGCTCGGGCTCCTTGAACCCGAGCGCCTCCAGCGCGGACGAGCGGCAG AAGTTCCCTGTGACAGGTGCTGGTCAGTTTGTCCCCAGCCTTAACACCATCACCTCCAGCCATGACCTCCAGTGGCTTGTCCAGCCTTCCCTGATGCCTCCACCAGGCCTTCCTAGAGCACCTCGGCCCCCTCTGCCCGTTGAACCGGGACTGGTCTCACATCCCCGCCACCCGTCTCAAACGCATCTGCTTCGGCCAGGGGTCATAAGGGCCATCGGGGGGCCACCGACAAGGCGAAGGAATGATGAATTT ctgtccccagaagagatggagaggaggaggatTCGGAGGGAGCGGAACAAAATGGCTGCTGCCAAGTGCCGGAACCGCAGGCGCGAGCTGACAGATTCTCTTCAGAAT GAGACGGACCAGCTGGAAAGCGACAAGGCCAACTTGCAGAAGGAGATTGCGGAGctgcagaaggagaaggagaagctggAGCTGGTCTTGGAGGCCCACCGGCCCATTTGCAAGATCGAAGACTCGGATTCGGACTCCGACCCGGACTCGGAACTGCCTTCCCTCGGAGCCGTCAAAATGGAGCCCAGGGATTTGGACTCCCCCGGAACGTCCGCGAAGTGTCAGAAGAGGCCGGAGAAGCCCAAGCCCAAAATATTCCTCCCATCCCCAGTCTCCAACTTGCCTTCCTCCTCTGCGTCCGTGGTTGCAGCTGATTCCGAATCTTTGCACACCCCCGTCCTCATCTCCACACCCTCTCTCACCCCCTTAAGTGCCAGTCTGGTCTTCACATACCCATCCGCCCCTCTGGATACAAACACAGCCTCTTCCTCCCACCATCTTGCCCTTcccggctcctcctcctcctcctccgtgtcccAGCACTCCCAGAACCCGCGTCCCTGCAGCGTAGCGCACcgacgcagcagcagcagcggggacCAGTCGTCAGACCACTCCCTCAACTCTCCGACCATCCTCACCCTGTGA